In Amycolatopsis methanolica 239, a single genomic region encodes these proteins:
- a CDS encoding sarcosine oxidase subunit beta family protein yields the protein MTTPQPPGAHLPDHPDFLWRNPEPKRSYDVVIVGGGGHGLATAHYLARNHGITDVAVLERGWLAGGNMARNTTLIRSNYLWDASAAIYEHALKLWEGLEDDLGYPILFSQRGVLNLAHTEQDVRDSVRRVEANKLNGIDAEWLSPDEVAKICPIVNVSGDLRYPVLGATYQPRAGIAKHDYVAWGFARRADEAGIDLIQDCEVTGFTVDGDRVTRVRTSRGDIGCGTVALCAAGHTSVLLDQLGVRAPLQSHPLQALVSELLEPVHPTIVMSNAVHVYVSQAHKGELVMGAGVDSYNGYGQRGAFHIIERQMAAAVELFPVFARAHLLRTWAGIVDVTPDASPIVGRTPYDNVYLNCGWGTGGFKATPGLGWCLADTVANGEPHPFVEPFGLDRFVTGALVDEHGAAAVAH from the coding sequence ATGACCACCCCCCAGCCCCCTGGCGCGCACCTGCCCGACCACCCGGACTTCCTGTGGCGTAACCCAGAACCGAAGCGCAGCTACGACGTCGTGATCGTCGGCGGCGGCGGGCACGGCCTGGCCACCGCGCACTACCTGGCGCGCAACCACGGCATCACCGACGTCGCCGTGCTGGAGCGTGGCTGGCTGGCCGGCGGGAACATGGCCCGCAACACCACGCTGATCCGCTCGAACTACCTGTGGGACGCCTCCGCGGCGATCTACGAGCACGCCCTGAAGCTGTGGGAGGGTCTTGAGGACGACCTGGGTTACCCGATCCTGTTCTCCCAGCGCGGCGTGCTGAACCTGGCGCACACCGAGCAGGACGTCCGCGACAGCGTGCGCCGGGTGGAGGCCAACAAGCTCAACGGCATCGACGCCGAATGGCTCTCCCCCGACGAGGTCGCCAAGATCTGCCCGATCGTCAACGTCTCCGGCGACCTCCGGTACCCGGTACTGGGCGCGACCTACCAGCCGCGCGCGGGCATCGCCAAGCACGACTACGTCGCCTGGGGTTTCGCCCGCCGGGCCGACGAGGCCGGGATCGACCTGATCCAGGACTGCGAGGTCACCGGGTTCACTGTGGACGGTGACCGGGTGACCAGGGTGCGGACCAGCCGCGGCGACATCGGCTGCGGCACCGTCGCCCTGTGCGCGGCCGGGCACACCTCGGTGCTGCTGGACCAGCTGGGCGTGCGGGCGCCGCTGCAGTCGCACCCGTTGCAGGCCCTGGTGTCCGAGCTGCTGGAACCGGTGCACCCGACGATCGTGATGTCCAACGCCGTGCACGTCTACGTGTCCCAGGCGCACAAGGGCGAACTGGTGATGGGCGCGGGCGTGGACTCCTACAACGGGTACGGCCAGCGCGGCGCCTTCCACATCATCGAGCGGCAGATGGCTGCCGCGGTGGAGCTGTTCCCCGTGTTCGCCCGGGCGCACCTGCTGCGCACCTGGGCTGGGATCGTCGACGTCACGCCGGACGCCTCGCCGATCGTCGGCCGCACGCCCTACGACAACGTCTACCTCAACTGCGGCTGGGGCACCGGCGGTTTCAAGGCCACCCCGGGTCTGGGCTGGTGCCTGGCCGACACCGTCGCCAACGGCGAGCCGCACCCGTTCGTCGAGCCGTTCGGCCTGGACCGCTTCGTCACC